From the Flavimarina sp. Hel_I_48 genome, one window contains:
- a CDS encoding helix-turn-helix domain-containing protein, giving the protein METKNKKMRMMTLDQMKDQDIGEIGTADRDKYEFDLRMELLGEMIKSVRKERKLTQEQLGQLIGVQKSQISKLERNTKNVTIETILKVFRALKANVKFSVEMNESEFQVA; this is encoded by the coding sequence ATGGAAACAAAAAATAAAAAAATGAGAATGATGACACTTGACCAAATGAAGGACCAGGACATCGGAGAAATTGGAACTGCAGATAGAGACAAATACGAATTTGACTTAAGAATGGAATTACTTGGAGAAATGATAAAATCGGTTAGGAAAGAGCGAAAACTGACCCAAGAACAACTCGGACAACTAATCGGCGTTCAAAAATCCCAGATTTCAAAATTGGAGCGAAACACAAAGAATGTGACCATCGAAACAATTTTAAAAGTATTCCGAGCATTAAAAGCTAATGTGAAGTTTAGTGTAGAAATGAATGAATCCGAATTTCAAGTAGCATAA
- a CDS encoding type II toxin-antitoxin system RelE/ParE family toxin: MNKNFEVIFLEQAIGFLESLDLKTRKKIYYNIDKAKLGLDPKLFKKLTDDIWEFRTKYSGLQYRLLAFWDKRDKSETLVISTHGIVKKVDKVPKSEIEKAKKIRSEYFEQ, from the coding sequence ATGAATAAAAATTTTGAGGTCATATTTCTCGAACAAGCAATTGGCTTTTTGGAGAGTTTAGATTTAAAAACACGAAAGAAAATCTATTATAATATTGATAAAGCTAAACTTGGACTCGATCCTAAACTTTTCAAAAAACTAACTGATGATATTTGGGAATTCAGAACAAAATATAGCGGACTTCAGTACAGGCTTTTGGCATTTTGGGACAAAAGAGACAAATCCGAAACGTTGGTAATATCGACTCACGGAATAGTAAAAAAAGTTGATAAAGTTCCAAAGTCAGAAATCGAGAAAGCAAAGAAAATAAGAAGTGAATATTTTGAGCAATAA